A window from Rhea pennata isolate bPtePen1 chromosome 1, bPtePen1.pri, whole genome shotgun sequence encodes these proteins:
- the LOC134150349 gene encoding interleukin-2 receptor subunit alpha-like, whose protein sequence is MELKCLLMWLMFGSIKGSRTEECPLLQRIEFADVAAETYPLGSRLYYECDDGYGRRSGQYPGIECRNTSGIADWFYRKFECIQKKVLLSAAPMVELEFTQKPERETQSPAPKEQENVPEFDRKAFCGVPKTIPHASLRRKERYNVGQVLHFKCQRGYDKRSPTSGTSTCKKVNGKIIWTHLDMRCTNSSSHKDEWPSQIIKSGTTYPSFSSSMILLVTAIFFVLLLIPAIFV, encoded by the exons ATGGAGCTCAAGTGCCTTTTGATGTGGCTCATGTTTGGATCCATCAAGGGGAGCAGAACAG AAGAATGCCCACTTCTCCAAAGAATTGAATTTGCTGATGTTGCTGCTGAAACTTACCCGTTGGGGAGCAGACTCTATTATGAATGTGACGATGGCTATGGGAGAAGAAGCGGGCAGTACCCGGGAATTGAATGTCGGAACACAAGTGGGATTGCTGACTGGTTTTACCGGAAGTTTGAATGCATTC AAAAGAAGGTTTTGTTGTCGGCAGCTCCCATGGTGGAGTTAGAATTTACACAGAAGccagaaagagaaacacagagtcctgcacccaaAGAACAAGAAAACGTTCCAGAATTTGACCGTAAAG CTTTTTGTGGGGTGCCCAAGACTATTCCACATGCCTCTTTAAGACGGAAGGAACGGTATAATGTGGGGCAAGTACTACATTTCAAGTGTCAGAGAGGTTATGACAAGCGATCTCCCACCTCGGGCACGAGCACATGCAAGAAGGTGAATGGCAAAATCATCTGGACCCACCTTGACATGCGATGTACCAACAGCAGTAGCCATAAGGATGAGTGGCCATCACAGATTATCAAATCAG GTACAACTTATCCATCCTTTTCCTCATCTATGATACTACTAGTGACAG CTATCTTTTTTGTTCTACTTCTCATTCCTGCCATCTTTGTATGA